TAAATCGAAACGGCAATGACAGCGCATGAGCTGTCATGCAGGTGCACTGCTGGAATACCGGCACATCAATATGTCACTTTTTAAATGATGATTCAAAATtcttgtgttatacaatcagtGTAATTGTAACTATAAGGATGTTGAATCTTTAGATAAATTATACGAGTAATAGATTTATTTTCACTCTGATAACCCTGAATCCTCTTCAGGCAGACCAGACTGCATTCAATCATTATCCTTATCCCGACCATTCAGGTCATAATCCAGAGATGCGTGTCTAACAGTACATGCATCTTAATACCGACTATAAAATCAACTAATAATGAAGGTTGAagataaataatttaacttaatataactattatgttatattgtttgcgtcataatcacacttatatatagcaattaaatttatttatatttgtcGGAAGAGGACACAGCCTAACCTCTTTGGTAAGACCTGGCTCTTTGGTAAGACCTGGCTCTTTGGTAAGACCTGGCTCTTTGGTAAGACCTGGCTCTTTGGTAAGACCTGGCTCTTTGGTAAGACCTGGCTCTTTGGTAAGACCTGGCTCTTTGGTAAGACCTGGCTCTTTGGTAAGACCTGGCTCTTTGGTAAGACCTGGCTCTTTGGTAAGACCTGGCTCTTTGGTAAGACCTGGCTCTTTGGTAAGACCTGGCTCTTTGGTAAGACCTGGCTCTTTGGTAAGACCTGGCTCTTTGGTAAGACCTGGCTCTTTGGTAAGACCTGGCTCTTTGGTAAGACCTGGCTCTTTGGTAAGACCTGGCTCTTTGGTAAGACCTGGCTCTTTGGTAAGACCTGGCTCTTTGGTAAGACCTGGCTCTTTGGTAAGACCTGGCTCTTTGGTAAGACCTGGCTCTTTGGTAAGACCTGGCTCTTTGGTAAGACCTGGCTCTTTGGTAAGACCTGGCTCTTTGGTAAGACCTGGCTCATTGGTAAGACCTGGCTCTTTGGTAAGACCTGGCTCATTGTCGCAAACGTAACAACTTGCTTTTACTAGAATTTACAAAATATCAGGGTTGATGGGAGTTTCTCCAGCAACTAGTTTTTTCAACGCTCTATGCTAATAACTCGTAGGCCTACTGGTCAGCATTCAAAATAGGCATGACTTGATTGTAAACAGACATAGGCCTACACATGTTGTATTATACAAACAGGTGTATGTCTTAGTCAATATGAACCTTGATGGCATTAGAAAACATCTCAGCCGATGAAGTTATAACGTATTTGCCAAGTTTGCCAAGCTACAGTGATTTAAAACATTCCAACTggttacaatatatatatttatactcttatatttatataagagTCTAAGAGTCGgtgttttacatatttaaaagttttttatgttttacatttcattaaaatttaGCAGAAGatgaaaacagtttaaaaacaGTGTTTCTGATTAATCATTATTACATAGACATGATATAAATACCTGCTGTTGAATTTTTACAGATTATTATGGTTCATGCAGTTAGCCAATTTGCTATAAAGGCTGTACCTATCACCTTTATAATACAGCAATATGTTCTGGTTGCAAAAAAAATAAGCAATCGTAAAAACTAAGTTTTTTGTCAACGTTCAACTCTCCGGATGGTGTCAAGAACTCATAAACATCACAACTAGGAAGTCATAAGAAACCTCTTGATGCCTGTATAGGGACATAACCTTTCAATGTTATACAGTCGTGTAACTTGAGTGAAGCGAAGAATCCGGTGTGAATCAGACTTGAGGAGTTTGTCTCAAACTACCCCACAGATATCAACATCCTTTCAACGCTTTAAAAACATGGTCAAAGCTTTTCTCAGCGGGTCGGAGGATGCTTATCATAACTGTGATGCGGATAGTTGGTACCCATCAGTTGTACAGGTTTGAGTTTAGCAAAGGTGCAAATAACTAGTAAGGAAGGACATATTTAAGGAAGCCAATAAAAATAGCTTGAAGATATTTTGGATGCACTTTCTCATGAAATCCAGACTAAAGCAGTCTAAGAATATTCTATGAATGTCATCAAATTTGGTATAATAATGTGGTATATCGATAGGATGATAGGATACATTGAGTAAAATAGAGAAATACATTGAGTAAGATACACTAACTGTATCTGTAACTAGGCACGCCTGtgatcagctgaaatataatGCTTACTGGTAGACTGACAGTTCGGTGCGTCGCAGAGACTAGCGGGTGGAATAATTATCTGCACAAATATTCTGAAGTGCATTAAGgcggttgattggtgcaggtattcAAGTGTTGATCAATGTTACGAGTTCGAAACCTGCATGgcacaatattttttttcaCAGCATCTAACCGTGGCTTCGAACAGGTGGCCGGAAATGGCCCTTGTTACCTATTACCTAGTTATTATAGAAAAGATTGTGACGAACATCTTTATCTTTAATCCATTTTATTCATTTCCAATGCTTGTTTATCTCAAGTTTGCTTTCGAATGACCATGATGTGCGacaccaacaagtatttatatatggtcaACGAAGTTCTTATTTGTAAAAGATATGATTATGAGGGTCACTAGATTAAAACTACTCAAGAAACCATTCAGGCAATACTGTAGATAACCAAGTTGTCAAAAACCCagttttttatcaattataacGTATAACTATTGTATAAAACTAAAGCATCTGTATTTGACTGTTTACAATTAACGGGTAAAACTTTTCTTTATTTCTTTAGCACGAACAACAAAGCAAGTACGGACAAGCGTTATTATTGTCATCAGAATTTTTTCCATATTAGATAATACATGTGATGACATTATATGTCTTTTGTTGCCATTCGAACTACTGAGGGCAACCCTCATTGGTCGATGTATCTGTGAGCTCATCAATTCACAGCGGCGACGTGTGCGGCCACAGCCAACAAGTGTACACTATGTGTCTACAGGGTATTTCACTGGTGCGTATCTCAGTTTTGAGCTCCTTTTCCAAAAGATATTTAACTATTCCtaaaaaacatcaaacaatTTAGTTCTACTTGATATAAAGTCCGTGATGAAACTGGTACAGCTGACTGTTGCCTATACTATAGCTACAACTGACTGTAGCTAATGCTATAGCTACAACTGACTGTAGCCTATGCTATAGCTACAACTGACTGTAGCTAATGCTATAGCCACAACTGACTGTAGCTAATGCTATAGCCACAACTGACTGTAGCTAATGCTATAGCTACAACTGACTGTAGCCTATGCTATAGCTACAACTGACTGTAGCTAATGCTATAGCCACAACTGACTGTAGCTAATGCTATAGCTACAACTGACTGTAGTCTGTGCTATAGCTAAAGCTGATTGTAGTCTATGCTATAGCTACAACTGACTGTAGTCTGTGCTATAGCTACAACTAACTGTAGCCTATGCTATAGTTAAAGCTGATTGTAATCTATGCTATAGCTACAACTGACTTGTCTATGCTATAGCTACATCTGATTATGCAATGTCAACGGAAAATCCATCATTTTCAGAAGATCAGCAAATGGACCGCGGTAATCTCAACCAGCTCCTTGTCTGAAGAGATTCAACTCTAAGTTTAACTCTATAGAAATACGTAGCAAGTGCTATTTTTTGCTACTCCAGGTTTAGACTTgcaaaacagcaaaaaacaactgcattgaaaatgcaaatattgtataaatattaaCAGTTCTCGGCTAATCTATAGCAGAAAAGACAAGAAAACAGATTTTGTGCTGGGACCGGATTCCTGGGTGAAAGCTCATAAAAAATGTGCGGTCAGTAGGGTGAGAGAGTTAGAGTAATCCAACTAAATGTGGCCACATTTAACCAAACAACCACCAAAATGGTTTACACCTAGATACTGACTGCAATATCACTCTTCTATTGATGTATTGTGATTGATGACACTACAGATACATGAAGATGCTGCCTTATTAAATTGGAAAGCAGCGAATCTAGAGGCGTGGTTTGCTGCACTCTTCCAAACCCAGCATATCTGCTGCTCTGCTCATCTCGACGGCTTACCATCCGATACACTAATATTTGTGTCTCCACTCATTTTACAAACTTATAGAGAAACGACTCCTTACAAGCCTCCCCATACATATACCTATTCTTGCACCGAGCCTTTCACCTTGGTCAATGATAGATCAAAGATTAGCTATTTTTCTCATGTCCTTCAAAAGCATAAATGCCAAGAATGCGTAACCATAAATCCTTGTTGATGGGTTAGTCATAACCATCTCTTTATGCCAATATTGTTGCAACGTGTGAAACAAGAGAGAACAGGCCGTGCTACACACTTTCTATATTTCATCTTGCAAGCAGATAGATATAATGACCTTCTCATGCACGAGCTGCCAGAGCTGCACACCGCAATGTAAATAAGGAGAAGCCAAATTGTCACTCTTACTTGTACTCGGGAGATAACATTTGGAACACAAGGAAGGTCTAAGCTCCACCTCGAGGAAGGTCATGAGTGAGTATGTGATCATATCATTGCATTCTAGAATTCAGGCTATGCCAAGGTTGCAAATGTAGATGATTCACGGGCTATAATTTGTCACGTTATTAATGTTCTGTTTAAGTTaagcaaacttttaaaaactaaaaacccTGAAACATCTCTATTGTGAAACTAAAGGTAGATTTTGCAGCCAATCTTTTTATTAAACTCAGCTATAAAATCCGAGGCTCGACGATGCTGTTTATTTGAGTGATTAACTTTGGGTTTTTTGCTGGGTCAGCAAAATTCAACGCAGAACAGGAAATGGTAATACAAAATTAATTCTTGGCATGCTGTgtctatttaaatattaatcataaaaggTTAGACCATCTTAAAGGCTAAAAAACTAGTACCGATGTCAGCCGCTTGCGATGTGCAGCTTCAAACTAGTGCCTATGGAGTGTTAGCCTACTTGTTATCACAAGTACAGCAAATGCATTTCGTAATTCATATATGAATTTGTTGCAGAAGGATTTCTCTCGaatcaaaaatgttttcataGAAAGATCCATTTACTCAGCCTAGATAAACCTGTTATCTGACAACAAGTTTCTTTTACGTTCTCACAACTCTACACCATGTATTATATTAACCTTCTAAAAAGATAGGGACTTAAGCATGACACTTTCTCTTGCCATGCAAACAGTTAGCGACCTTTAGCTCCGTGACTCCCTATACCaattattttgataataaatGCTCTATTCTTTTATATTACCATTAGTTTCTGTGAGAAGCTACCAACGATGCTCTATTGGGTTCACTAAATAGGTGAAAGCACTGTGAAGAATGCTGGCGGGCGTTTATGCCAGACAGACAGCGAACTGATGCGCAGCATTTCACAATTGCTCAAACACAATTCAACAAAAGAGCGCCTTATAAACGCTTTCTCTTAGATTCCATGGAGTCACAGCCACTTGAGTGCTCTACCCGGCTGCAAAAAACGTCACCGCGTGATATGGGTTACGAAACCAAACAAATGCTATTTCGTCATAGGGAAAATATATCAGATAAGAAGCATACTATTGGCAATTGTTCATTAGTGAGCTCAGTACAGCGTGCTCTCTATAAAGGAACCAAGTTATTTATGACTTGGTGCCAATGACAAATAGAGCATTTGACCTAGATAGGCTCATCAGCCATTCACAATCTAAAGATTGCAATAATATGACTTTGTTTTCAGGTGTGAATATGTATAAAGTGACAAGTATTAAAGATTTGACTTAGATTTGCAAAGAAATTCACTCGATATGGACAAGAGGAGTTGTTACAAAAGAGCGAGTACGGAAGAGTCACCTACCACCCTCAACGCTCACCAGGACTCAGAGTAATACactatattatttattcaagaGTAGCCAAGATTTTTGAAAAGCGTATCATTAGCGCTAGAAATAAATCAGTTATGCATGCCATAAATAGTAGCTATAATGAAATTAATAATGgaatgataataattataatattaaaattaagaataacaataaaataaacgtAAGAGGGTTTAGGTGACTGACAGATAAAAAGTATATCTGAAGTGAGAACAAGCAGGACTGCATCCTCAGTGTTGAAAAGATGATGAGAGACGGAGGAGACGTGTGAGAGAAGCAGAGGCCCGAAGAGATTTGCTCACTAACAAGAGTGTTCATATTATTACTAAAGAAAAAACTAGCAAGAAGGAAGCCCGAAGAAATGGAggacaaaaaatgaaaacttgaCAATTTAAAGCACGATACTAATAGATTGTGCAAAGAAGCATAACAGAGGAAGGACAAGTTTGACAGACAAAGGAGGAACAGCAAAAACACACAAATTGATACAAAGACAAATAGATAACAATTGTTTGAAGGTCAAGTATTGAGACTACGAAAGGATCAAATTCTGTTCATAGGTTAAAAGGcataacaatagtaacaataataataatgataataataatgataataataataacttatcTCGTCTCAAACCTTGCTGAGGTCGGCGCTGAACTGTCTTTCAAAACAATTAAGAAAACAGCTCTACTCTAAACTGAAAAGTTTTTAAGGAAGACTCTTCAGTAGAAGGAATCATTAAATCttggttgtgaagacagtttttaaaatataacaataatgataattataaaaatacaaaaaataataatagttataataataatagttataataatagttataataataattataatggtaacaataataataataataataatggtaatagcaataatagtaacaataattttTGTCGACAAAGAATGCTGAAAGGAGACGATTGATACTAGAGAAATATGTAGCAGAGATTTCTCACTGGAAGTAAATAACCAAATGCCAAGATCTACTAGGAGTAAACTCAATGTGAGAAATCTGAACAATATAGTAATGAGATTGATTGAAACATTATGGGCCATTCATAGCCTGTGGCTAGATGGGGGAATTTTATAAAAGATACCTGAGCAACTTGCCGCCAACTATACTGCTGGAACCATCATAAGAAGTGCTGCCTAAGTCTATGTTAGAAGGAGTCATAACTGGAGCAAGCTGAAAAATCTCAATGATATAATTGTTACggtataatataacaataagaaTTATCTGCTTATTGCAATAATGATACttttgatgatgatgataatagtagtattaataataataattgtagtAAGGATAATAATCATACTCATGAAAAAAGAGTAATATCAACTAGTGTACTTAAAAGCATGTTGATGTGTTGTATAACTGCATAGAGTGCATGCAAGCTGACATCTGAAACTCTGACATCTGAAACTGACATTATGAAGTGGCATTCACAGTGGTTATGGTATTTTCTTCTCCACAGGACTGTTGGAAGGACTGGAGAAATTTCTTCATTCCTCACATTCGTACGACGGCTGCTGACAGCTCTGCTTACGGCCATGATTTTCTATCTCATCAAGAACATAGGCATGGCTGCTCAATATGTCTCCAGTTGGACAGCACACGTCTCCAGCAATCGTTTAAACGCGACGACTGACCTTTCCAAGAAATACGTTCTGATCACAGGTATGTCCTTTTGTGTTTGTTTCCCTATGCACTCACCGCTCTGTACATCCTATAATGAAACTCTATAGCAAAGTGTATTTGTTGTTTGATAAGAAGCGGGCATGGCTGAGGGTTAGCCACAAAAGATATCTAGATGTATTGTTGATCAGAGAAAAAACAGTAGTCAGTCTGTTAGGCCTCCTGGCGTTTCCAACCACAGAAATTGGTTTATATCAGGCAGACAAGACTATAGGTAAAGCAGCTGTTTAAAATGTTCATTGAGGGCAGCGGCAGCAACAGCCTGTtgtatgtgaagttttaaaatgcAGATCATTTATGTAAAAGTCAACAAAAAATTTCAGCTGGGAATCGAAACAAGCTATAGTTATAAATGCTGCTTCCACTGGTACCTAATTGTACATATCATATCACATTATGTAAGTTCCTAAGGTGTCTCTACATTAACTTATAAGCGTTTGGACTTTGTCAAAAACTGGATCCATTCATCATTTAGAGAGCGGCTTATAATTATCAGTTGATTAGTTAAAATTCGGTTTGTAGTCAATTGTTGGATAATTAGTATGGTACGATACAACGATAAGAGAATCCAACAGCCTGGTTTCCTTTAATCACGTACAAATGACCGTTTCAGTAGTATTCTGAAGTTTAACCTAAAGTGCCCCAGAGCTCACTAAATCTCTCTTGTAACAACAAACTGCTGCTATTCCTTTATTTGCTTAACACTAATAAACACTTTATTACATGTAACCGCcaataaaacatatttacaaAAAGCAGTTTTATGTCAATAAGCAAAACACGACAGGAAGTTCTTCATGATTCACGAGTGACAAGCGAGTGACAAGTGACACGAGTGACAAGCGAGTGACAAGTGACACGAGTGACAAGTTCTCTCGTCTATCTCGTCTCTCGTCTCTCTCgtcattgtaattaaaaataactattgCTATTGCTTTTTATTCGGTtattaattttgttgttttcaaGAAACATacgataaatataaatataaatattaatctTTAATCTTTATGGCAGCGCATGAGAATGTTTTCATATTTCATTAGccaaattttttacttttttcttatGGTTTTCATATGAACAACTTCTAGTATCCATAAATTGCTTGTGGCTGCCTAAACTTATGTTGAAGCAAGCTCTTACAGGACAGTTTGAGACTTTACAAATTcataaaaacaactataattttaaaatggaACCTTCATGCGGAACAACATGGAAACACATGGAACAACACGTGTTTCCTGACAATCATCAAATAAAGTGGTACATCCTTGACCTTTTAGTTAGCCTAAAACATTAGTTATAGCAGCGTGCTTTTGTAACCAATGAAAATGAAGGATaaaatacatatgcatataattTGCATTATCAGCTAAAGTGGGACCATTTCAAAATGATTGACACAGAACTAGGTCAAAATCAAATACACTAGTGGATTAGCTAATGTTCCCACAACTTGAGAGTATCATGCTAAATCAGAGAGCAGATCACAAAGTTTGCCTGAAGAGCTGTGTTGGTAGTGCAAGGTGGTAGCGCCAGGTGGTAGTACAAGGTGGTAGTGCCAGGTAGTAGTGCCAGGTGGTAGTGCAAGGTGGTAGTGCTAGGTGGTAGGGCAAGGTGGTAGTGCATTGTGGTTGCGCCAGGTGGTAGTGCCAGGTGGTAGTGCCAGGTGGTAGTGCCAGGTGGTAGTGCCAGGTGGTAGTGCTAGGTGGTAGGGCAAGGTGGTAGTGCATTGTGGTTGTGCCAGGTGGTAGTGCCAGGTGGTAGTGCCAGGTGGTAGTGCCAGGTGGTAGTGCCAGGTGGTAGTGCAAGGTGGTAGTGCCAGGTGGTAGGGCAAGGTGGTAGTGCAGTGTGGTAGTGCCAGGTGGTAGGGCAAGGTGGTAGTGCCAGGTGGTAGGGCAAGGTGGTAGTGCAGTGTGGTAGTGCCAGGTGGTAGTGCTAGGTGGTAGTGCCAGGTGGTAGTGCAAGGTGGTAGTGCCAGGTGGTAGTGCTAGGTGGTAGTGCTAGGTGGTAGTGCAAGGTGGTAGTGCCAGGTGGTAGTGCTAGATTGTAGTGTCAGGTGGTAGTGCCAGGTGGTAGTGCAGGGTGGTAGTGCCAGGGCTCGCCTACAGGGCTCGCAAATGATTATGTTTAAATGTTAGTCTATGCAACAGCAGCAAGAGCTGATGACAGCATTGCAACTGTCCAATTCTATAATCAGTCTCACAAACTACTAATCACAGAGGCAAAGGTAAGACTATGCGCAAGGTGATGGTCAGCCATAAGGTGAAGGTCATATTCTAAGTAAAGCTCAGATTGCTCTACTCTTGAGAACACTATTCCAAGATGCAACCTGCTGACCGCTAATTTGAGGCCTGTGATTCCTTTGTTgcctatttatatatttagaacaaaatgtaattatttttaccTAATTCTGATAGATTAtgacttttttttataaaaatttggagATCTATCGATAACTCAATTCTACTCTCTTACACTTGCGCGATACAGCAGCGTGATAGATTAGTGCCGTGATCACGCAGCTAATAACTTAATCTATTCATCAAATGAGTGAGTCAAAGCGAGTGCAGCTCCCACAAACTAGGGGCAACACAAAATGGTTTCTGACCTGTAAAAACAACAGAAATTTTACAAGTTTCACTCTGCATCTGCTGGTTTATTTTACgtttacagtcaaacatggataactccaagttcacgggaccgagtgaaagtgtctgagttatcagagtgttcaagttatcagagcagtgtcacaagtccatgtatttattagtagatacatttacatatacaaactataatataaatcaaaagcataaatggcttgtttcaaattaaatgcttctatgtaaagtttgaaaagattttatcagaaagtatagagattttttatcacttgaaattcgtttgttgttttatgtgatgtaactgccagaacgttttttcagattaaaattggtaaaatttgatcgctgttttctttcgagcgttttaaccaagatcaattttgctgatttttcttgaagtttatgtgaaggttacctcgcttttccttgccTTGGAAGGACCGTCACTAAGCGGATGTttagtaaaaatcaaattttatcaaacctttagaaaagccgttgacaaaaatatttgacaatgcctatgaactactaaaagttgaagtttatctctatggcttggaataaagtaatattctaaagcgataacaaccatatcggtagccgttgggcaaaaaactgttcgagttaacaaagttgaagtcgagttatctgaagcaatttatcattacaagaaaacggaccaaacaaaaccgCTTGTGTTAACCaagtgtttgagctatccgtgggcgagttattcgtgtttgactgtattttattttacgAATACTCTGATCGAGTATTGGCTCTAGACAAGTCTGTTACTGAGACTGTAGACAAGTCTGTTACTGAGACTGTAGACAAGTCTGTTACTGAGACTGTAGACAAGTCTGTTACTGAGACTCTAGAGAAGTCTGTTACTGAGACTCTAGACAAGTCTGTTACTGAAACTCTAGGCAAGTTTGTTACTGAGACTCTAGACAAGTTTGTTACTGAGACTCTAGACGAGTCTGTTACTAAGACTGTAGACAAGTCTGTTACTGAGACTGTAGACAAGTCTGTTACTGAGACTGTAGACAAGTCTGTTACTAAGACTCTAGACAAGTTTGTTACTGAGACTCTAGACGAGTCTGTTACTAAGACTGTAGACAAGTCTGTTACTGAAACTGTAGACAAGTCTGTTACTGAGACTGTAGACAAGTCTGTTACTAAGACTCTAGACAGTCTGTTACTAAGACTCTAGACAAGTCTATTACTGAAACTGTAAAAAAGTCTGTAACTGAGACTCTAGACAAGTCTGTTACTGAGACTCTAGACAGTCTGTTACTAAGACTCTAGACAAGTCTGTTACTGAGACTCTAGACAGTCTGTTACTGAGACTGTAGACAGTCTGTTACTGAGACTCTAGACGAGTCTGTTACTGAGACTCTAGACGAGTCTGTTACTGAGACTCTAGACGAGTCTGTTACTGAGACTCTAGACGAGTCTTTTACTGAGACTCTAGACGAGTCTGTTACTGAGACTCTAGACGAGTCTGTTACTGAGACTCTAGACAAGTCTGTTACTGAGCCGGCACTGTCTTGCGTGTCGCACCTTCTTACCTTAAAGATGAACTGGCACAAACTTGAgaaaatttatcaaaaagtatcggtgTTCTTCATTTGCgaatgtttttgatgcttgaggtgatctgactgccaggatgttttatgattaaaattgataaaacttgatcacattTGAAACATTCAGATCGAGCGAAGGtgtatttatatttgcaaagagaccgaAAGAATACAGGCCGTAACACAACAACTTGagcgcaatagctgatatcaactatagcgatGATAACAGCTAATGGCGTCATTTTGACACGCATAcatcttctgagcattttaaccgcgatgaagttttgtcaattttaatcttgacacaTCCTAGCGGTCAGATCGATAcgataattttatataaaatctactaagattTTGTGCAAAATCAATATTATATGATAATTCCAACAATTGATGCCGGACTTACAGTATTAAAAAGAGTCTAATGAGCCATAATAGTTTATATTCT
The genomic region above belongs to Watersipora subatra chromosome 1, tzWatSuba1.1, whole genome shotgun sequence and contains:
- the LOC137385800 gene encoding processed variable antigen-like, with the translated sequence MHFRIFVQIIIPPASLCDAPNCQSTIKASCYVCDNEPGLTKEPGLTNEPGLTKEPGLTKEPGLTKEPGLTKEPGLTKEPGLTKEPGLTKEPGLTKEPGLTKEPGLTKEPGLTKEPGLTKEPGLTKEPGLTKEPGLTKEPGLTKEPGLTKEPGLTKEPGLTKEPGLTKEPGLTKEPGLTKEPGLTKEPGLTKEPGLTKEPGLTKEPGLTKEPGLTKELNFKVLAAGDKAASSIFDNNLLLKGEKI